Proteins encoded in a region of the Perca fluviatilis chromosome 6, GENO_Pfluv_1.0, whole genome shotgun sequence genome:
- the mrpl1 gene encoding 39S ribosomal protein L1, mitochondrial has protein sequence MWNFSIRIAVFTRTGPTAFPDMATCTRTIWGVVAGCQRQLLRAGGPAYTGVLHTALRNPPIRSFAAVKALRKDKKEDTEKEVKKEKRVIDDKDRHKPYGKTAWAPVDDVYVMRYYPRTIYNAADAIDMLKKFQMLDFTPHKQPIYIDLRLDMKLEKKKKVDPFVSTVHLPHPFKTEMNKVLVFTEDVNQAKVARENGAVFAGGAELIQPILDDEISADFYVAVPDILPKLVPLKNKLRKKFPKSKRGSVGIHIPKMLELFKTGHEYMVESDCYVRTQIAMLDMSKEQIFANLQTILIDVCSHRPANMGPLIERAIIASHTSEALWFKSEDVLPKPAEEKEK, from the exons AT GTGGAACTTTTCAATACGTATCGCTGTTTTCACACGGACCGGACCAACGGCATTCCCAGACATGGCGACCTGCACGCGGACTATATGGGGAG TTGTAGCAGGATGTCAGAGGCAGCTGCTGAGAGCTGGTGGTCCCGCCTACACAGGCGTCTTACATACTGCACTGAGGAATCCACCCATCAGGTCTTTCGCAGCTGTAAA AGCACTAAGGAAAGACAAGAAAgaggacacagagaaagaggtgaagaaagaaaagagggtCATCgatgacaaagacagacacaagcCATATGGCAAGACGGCATGGGCGCCTGTGGATGACGTGTACGTTATGAGGTACTACCCCCGGACAATCTACAATGCGGCAGACGCCATCGACATGCTGAAGAAATTTCAGATGTTGGACTTCACTCCCCACAAGCAGCCTATTTACATCGATCTGAGGCTAGACatgaaattggaaaaaaag AAAAAAGTTGACCCCTTTGTCAGCACGGTGCACTTACCACACCCCTTCAAGACAGAGATGAACAAAGTTTTAGTTTTTACTGAG GATGTTAATCAAGCTAAAGTTGCCCGGGAGAACGGAGCTGTGTTTGCTGGGGGAGCAGAGCTCATACAGCCG ATCTTAGATGATGAAATTTCAGCAGACTTCTACGTAGCGGTGCCAGATATACTGCCAAAGCTTGTACCGCTAAAAAACAAACTGAGGAAGAAGTTTCCAAAGAGCAAGAGAG GCTCGGTCGGCATTCACATTCCCAAGATGTTGGAGTTGTTTAAAACGGGTCACGAGTACATGGTGGAGAGCGACTGCTACGTCAGGACCCAGATAGCTATG CTCGACATGTCCAAAGAACAAATCTTTGCCAACCTGCAAACTATCCTGATTGATGTTTGCTCCCACCGACCTGCTAATATGG